One segment of Sander vitreus isolate 19-12246 chromosome 20, sanVit1, whole genome shotgun sequence DNA contains the following:
- the LOC144535039 gene encoding KH domain-containing, RNA-binding, signal transduction-associated protein 1-like: protein MSNSESAIESSPQKKIKMEDTKYLPELLAEKDSLDSSFTHAMKLISAEIDRIQKGDTKKEPEKETYLDLFATKNLKLKERVLIPTKQYPRVNFVGKLLGPQGSTIKRLQEETGAKISVLGKGSMRDKNKEEELRKGGEAKYAHLAMELHVFIEVMAPIPEAYMRMAHAMEEVKKFLIPEPGEHDPYMDPHFLNGSQDGSGRGRGGHLGRGRGGPPGAGGPRGRGMPRGAPRGAMRGGGPRGGLGRGNGPRGAPSGRGGPPSAPNRGGSASRSRPPAAGGQRMLPSAAMSHQQHQGPPSASQPKSDGYEDYSQYEESYAEPAYEGYENYYNQQSAPADTEYYDYGHGEAQETAYEPYAQDDWDNSWSNSGAGGKAPAARQSKGSYREHPYGRY from the exons ATGAGCAATTCTGAGTCCGCCATAGAGTCAAGCCCACAGAAGAAAATCAAAATGGAAGACACTAAATACCTGCCGGAGCTCCTGGCTGAAAAAGACAGCTTGGACTCGTCTTTCACGCACGCCATGAAACTTATTTCTGCAG AAATCGATAGGATTCAAAAAGGTGACACCAAGAAAGAGCCAGAGAAGGAAACGTATCTGGACCTGTTTGCCACCAAGAACCTTAAACTGAAAGAGCGGGTACTTATTCCTACCAAGCAGTACCCTAGG GTCAACTTTGTTGGTAAGCTTTTGGGACCTCAAGGCAGCACAATCAAGAGGCTCCAGGAAGAGACGGGTGCAAAGATTTCAGTCCTGGGTAAAGGTTCCATGAGGGACAAGAATAAG GAGGAAGAGCTGAGGAAAGGTGGTGAGGCCAAATATGCACACCTTGCCATGGAGCTGCATGTGTTCATTGAGGTTATGGCACCCATACCAGAAGCCTATATGCGCATGGCGCATGCCATGGAGGAGGTCAAGAAGTTCCTTATCCCA GAACCTGGTGAGCATGACCCGTACATGGATCCTCATTTCCTGAATGGATCCCAGGATGGTTCAGGCAGAGGGCGAGGTGGGCACCTAGGAAGGGGCAGAGGTGGACCACCAGGTGCTGGAGGACCAAG AGGGCGAGGGATGCCACGCGGGGCCCCCCGAGGAGCAATGCGTGGTGGCGGTCCACGGGGAGGATTAGGCCGGGGCAATGGTCCTAGAGGTGCACCATCTGGTAGGGGTGGGCCACCTTCTGCTCCTAATAGAGGAGGCTCGGCTTCCCGCTCTAGACCTCCTGCAGCAGGGGGCCAAAGGATGCTTCCCTCTGCAGCCATGTCTCACCAGCAACACCAGGGTCCTCCCTCAGCATCACAGCCCAAATCTGATGGCTATGAGGACTAT TCTCAATATGAAGAATCCTATGCAGAGCCTGCCTATGAGGGATATGAAAATTACTATAATCAGCAATCGGCACCTGC GGATACTGAATATTATGATTACGGACACGGAGAGGCCCAGGAAACGGCATATGAGCCTTATG CTCAAGATGATTGGGACAACTCATGGTCCAACTCCGGGGCCGGAGGCAAGGCCCCCGCAGCCAGGCAGTCAAAGGGATCGTATAGAGAGCATCCATATGGACGATACTGA